The following are from one region of the Jeongeupia sp. USM3 genome:
- the mutL gene encoding DNA mismatch repair endonuclease MutL, which produces MPRIQVLSDTLVNQIAAGEVVERPANALKELLENSIDAGADNLNVELMAGGTKLIKVIDDGIGIGRDDLGLALHRHATSKIRDFDDLQRVATLGFRGEGLASIASVSRLVLTSRERDGSHAWRVEADHGRLTEPEPAALSVGTTIEVHDLYYQLPARRKFLKSDSTEYAHCADMVQRLALANPDKQFTLSHNGRAQQRYLAGDLAKRAAAILGDEFAASAIAIDEAAGPLRIHGLTGSPTLGKASRDAQYFFVNGRFVRDKVIQHALREAYRDVLHHDRHAAYCLFLDLEPEGVDVNVHPTKIEVRFRESQAVYRFLLHSLKKALADTKAGMAPGESAPAHIDPETGEVLAPASGHAQQPVLRPQTYADFAARGAYSQQPMPLPVANEPLALYEKMFGDLRASNTPQSALGIGRDHEGQPQDRYIVAQQPTASAQAPFPAHNDAGIPPLGFALAQLHGVYVLSQTFDGLIVVDMHAAHERVVYEKLKNALDLERLPTQPLLIPHVFPADRLDVATVEDHGDALAQLGFDLSVQSPTHLAIRGVPLLLKDADAVELAKSVLADIRDVGASQVLTGRRNEILATMACHGSVRANRALTIPEMNALLREMEVTERSGQCNHGRPTWFRLTMNDLDKLFMRGQ; this is translated from the coding sequence ATGCCCCGCATCCAGGTCCTGTCCGATACCCTCGTCAACCAGATCGCCGCCGGCGAGGTAGTCGAGCGGCCGGCGAATGCACTGAAGGAGCTGCTCGAGAACAGCATCGACGCCGGCGCCGACAACCTGAACGTCGAACTGATGGCGGGCGGGACCAAGCTGATCAAGGTGATCGACGACGGCATCGGCATCGGCCGCGACGATCTCGGGCTGGCGCTGCACCGGCACGCGACGAGCAAGATCCGCGATTTCGACGACCTGCAGCGCGTGGCAACGCTGGGTTTCCGCGGTGAAGGGCTGGCGTCGATCGCGTCGGTATCGCGGCTGGTGCTGACCAGCCGGGAGCGGGACGGCTCGCACGCGTGGCGGGTCGAGGCCGACCACGGCCGGCTCACCGAGCCCGAGCCGGCGGCACTGTCGGTCGGCACGACGATCGAGGTCCATGACCTGTATTACCAGTTGCCCGCACGGCGCAAGTTCCTCAAGTCCGACTCGACCGAATACGCGCACTGCGCCGACATGGTGCAGCGCCTCGCGCTGGCCAACCCGGACAAGCAGTTCACGCTGAGCCACAACGGCCGTGCCCAGCAGCGCTATCTGGCCGGCGATCTGGCCAAGCGCGCCGCGGCGATCCTCGGCGACGAGTTCGCCGCCAGCGCGATCGCGATCGACGAGGCTGCCGGACCGTTGCGCATCCACGGCCTGACCGGCAGCCCGACGCTCGGCAAGGCCAGTCGCGACGCGCAGTATTTCTTCGTCAACGGCCGCTTCGTGCGCGACAAGGTGATCCAGCACGCGCTGCGCGAGGCGTACCGCGACGTGCTGCACCACGACCGCCACGCCGCCTACTGCCTGTTTCTCGACCTCGAGCCCGAGGGCGTCGACGTCAACGTCCATCCGACCAAGATCGAGGTGCGCTTCCGCGAATCGCAGGCGGTCTACCGCTTCCTGCTGCACTCGCTGAAAAAGGCGCTGGCCGATACCAAGGCCGGCATGGCGCCCGGCGAATCGGCACCGGCGCACATTGATCCGGAAACCGGCGAGGTGCTGGCACCCGCATCCGGCCACGCGCAGCAGCCGGTGCTGCGGCCGCAGACCTACGCCGACTTCGCCGCACGCGGCGCCTACAGCCAGCAGCCGATGCCCTTGCCGGTAGCCAACGAGCCGCTGGCGCTGTACGAGAAGATGTTCGGCGACCTGCGCGCAAGCAATACGCCTCAATCCGCCCTCGGAATCGGCCGCGATCACGAAGGCCAGCCGCAGGACAGGTACATCGTGGCACAACAGCCAACGGCCAGCGCACAAGCGCCCTTCCCCGCCCACAACGACGCCGGCATTCCGCCGCTTGGTTTTGCCTTGGCGCAATTGCACGGCGTCTACGTGCTGTCGCAGACCTTTGATGGGCTGATCGTCGTCGACATGCACGCGGCGCACGAACGCGTCGTCTACGAGAAGCTCAAGAACGCACTCGACCTTGAACGGCTGCCGACCCAGCCGCTGCTGATCCCGCACGTGTTCCCGGCCGACCGGCTCGACGTCGCGACGGTCGAGGACCACGGCGACGCGCTGGCGCAGCTCGGCTTCGATCTGTCGGTGCAGTCGCCGACGCATCTGGCGATCCGCGGCGTGCCGCTGCTGCTCAAGGATGCCGACGCGGTCGAGCTGGCCAAGTCGGTGCTGGCCGACATCCGCGACGTCGGCGCCAGCCAGGTGCTGACCGGCCGGCGCAACGAGATCCTCGCAACGATGGCCTGCCACGGCTCGGTGCGCGCCAACCGCGCGCTGACGATTCCCGAGATGAACGCGCTGCTGCGCGAGATGGAAGTCACCGAGCGCAGCGGCCAGTGCAACCACGGCCGGCCGACGTGGTTCCGGCTGACGATGAACGACCTCGACAAACTGTTCATGCGCGGCCAGTGA
- a CDS encoding DUF2339 domain-containing protein has protein sequence MEAGLVLAFCAYGANLLLSFSGTNDAQSAGSSSSDKPAALVRPAPIAFGMQGQTAPVTTGTTEFDVLAARVALLESEVALLRQRLDLPPLPDSLPEAVASVRTAAESAAPATPVVQQILPVVESGYASKDVLREPVPEVSVEVPLAEPAAIAPLVSEPTAEPSERAAALIAQTPTGPNLFQKAWQYARDWLLGGNTVVRVGVLILFFGVAFLLKYAADSNLLPIELRLAGVALGACGLLFTGWRLREKRRAYGLILQGGGVGMLYITAFVTLKLFNLLPAGVVLAFLVVLAILSALLAIRQDARSLAVMGITGGFLAPLLTSTGGGSHIMLFSYYALLNAGIFGMAWFKSWRPLNVLGFAFTFGVATLWGVLRYEPALRASTLPFLVLFFAFYLVIAILYALHRELKVRDYVDGTLVFGTPLVGFGLLAKLMQGVPFGLAWGAVVLAALYLALTYWLKRAYPKRMHLLAESFLALGVIFATLAIPLAFDGQATAAMWAVEGAAIVWISLRQRRRIALGFALLLQLLATGAVLTHWVPAAGDAVVIFNSAFMALLLLALSALITGYLLQRDAACEWLSLCRPLAAVYAALGGVWWFLGGMREIHRLVPEANLSSLLFTTLSLVLAGVLSRRLCWSQMRWPALALPAVLACWSLYLLGVSQHPSENLGWLVLPLAFSAGWLVLKHHENGLQGGAVLHLLLVWSLSALLVREAGWQLLELISEGIWFHTAIPLGCSAILLLVSSFAPKWEWPVQLHRRSYLLVAPLPLLFAQAVWFVVALASNGDPAPLAYLPLLNPLDVVVGLTLLSVLAWLRMLTREALWTPPAPLPAWLVCGSLLPWLTADILRLFHHWNDMGYGMTTLLTSLKVQSVLVLFWSVLVVLLARKLRSDPARQVVQRLSFGMLTLMGAWTLLANLSDGQLLSFTYIPFLNLLELAQLAAIGAVYVWWQQRRRQDESLPNKPGWLLYGGSAAIFLLLNAALLRAAHGGWQADYSLFGIANSLGLQQLFALLWALAAGFGMWLAWRGRELRLLPVAGGLLLALWLWTFHANVADAGGRMAVVPLLNPLDLLQALILTLLGAWFWLMARRNGEPLLPENALRVFFGLTGFVWLNAVLLRTIHHWTGLPYVWHELMQSMVVQTALSLFWTLLALLLMVLATRRKDRAIWIAGGLLLVLVVAKLFMLDLSQVAGIARIVSFIGVGVLLLLIGYLAPLPPAMKTQETPEQAGA, from the coding sequence ATGGAGGCTGGACTGGTCTTGGCGTTCTGTGCTTACGGCGCCAATCTGCTCCTGTCGTTCTCCGGCACGAACGACGCGCAGTCCGCAGGTTCTTCCAGTTCGGACAAGCCAGCCGCACTGGTACGCCCTGCGCCGATTGCCTTCGGAATGCAAGGCCAAACAGCGCCAGTGACAACCGGGACGACCGAGTTTGATGTGCTGGCTGCCCGGGTCGCGTTGCTGGAAAGCGAAGTTGCTTTGTTGCGCCAGCGGCTGGATTTGCCTCCGCTGCCGGATTCGCTGCCCGAGGCCGTGGCTTCCGTCCGTACGGCTGCCGAATCTGCCGCTCCTGCAACGCCAGTCGTACAGCAGATTTTGCCTGTAGTTGAATCTGGGTACGCTTCGAAGGATGTTCTCCGCGAACCCGTTCCCGAGGTATCGGTCGAGGTTCCGCTTGCCGAGCCGGCTGCCATTGCGCCACTCGTCAGTGAGCCGACAGCGGAGCCATCGGAGCGGGCGGCAGCACTCATCGCGCAGACGCCGACCGGGCCTAATCTGTTCCAGAAGGCCTGGCAATACGCTCGCGACTGGCTGCTGGGCGGCAATACCGTGGTGCGCGTCGGTGTGCTGATTCTCTTCTTCGGCGTGGCGTTCCTACTGAAGTACGCTGCCGACAGCAACCTGCTGCCGATCGAATTGCGTCTGGCCGGTGTAGCGCTCGGTGCTTGCGGGTTGCTCTTCACCGGCTGGCGCCTGCGCGAGAAACGGCGTGCTTACGGGCTGATCCTGCAGGGCGGCGGGGTGGGGATGCTGTACATCACCGCCTTTGTGACGCTGAAGCTCTTCAACCTGCTGCCGGCCGGCGTGGTGCTGGCTTTCCTTGTTGTCCTCGCCATTCTTTCCGCACTGCTGGCCATTCGCCAGGACGCACGTTCGCTTGCCGTGATGGGCATCACCGGGGGCTTTCTGGCACCGCTGCTGACCAGTACCGGCGGTGGCAGTCACATCATGCTGTTCAGCTACTACGCGCTGCTGAATGCCGGCATTTTCGGCATGGCGTGGTTCAAGTCCTGGCGGCCGCTGAATGTGCTGGGTTTTGCGTTCACCTTTGGCGTGGCGACGCTGTGGGGTGTTTTGCGCTACGAGCCGGCGTTGCGCGCATCGACCTTGCCCTTCCTGGTGCTGTTCTTTGCCTTCTATCTGGTGATCGCGATCCTGTATGCGCTGCACCGCGAGCTGAAGGTGCGCGATTACGTCGACGGCACGCTGGTGTTCGGCACGCCACTGGTGGGCTTCGGCCTGCTGGCAAAGCTGATGCAGGGCGTGCCGTTTGGCCTGGCCTGGGGGGCGGTCGTACTGGCGGCGCTGTACCTCGCGCTAACGTACTGGCTTAAACGGGCCTATCCCAAGCGCATGCATCTGCTCGCCGAATCCTTCCTCGCGTTGGGGGTGATCTTCGCCACGCTGGCGATTCCGCTGGCCTTTGATGGTCAGGCCACGGCGGCGATGTGGGCGGTGGAAGGTGCGGCGATTGTCTGGATCAGCCTGCGTCAGCGGCGTCGTATTGCGCTCGGTTTTGCGCTGCTGCTGCAACTGCTCGCCACCGGTGCCGTGCTCACGCACTGGGTGCCGGCAGCCGGCGATGCCGTTGTGATCTTCAATAGCGCGTTCATGGCCTTGCTGTTGCTGGCCCTGTCGGCGCTCATCACCGGCTACCTGTTGCAACGCGACGCCGCGTGCGAGTGGCTGTCATTGTGCCGCCCGCTGGCTGCGGTGTACGCCGCACTGGGCGGTGTGTGGTGGTTCCTGGGCGGGATGCGCGAAATTCACCGCCTTGTCCCAGAGGCAAACCTGTCCTCGCTGCTCTTCACGACGTTGAGCCTGGTGCTGGCAGGCGTGCTGTCACGGCGGCTCTGCTGGTCGCAGATGCGCTGGCCGGCGCTGGCTCTGCCGGCAGTGCTGGCCTGCTGGTCGCTTTATCTGCTGGGTGTTTCGCAGCATCCGTCGGAAAACCTGGGTTGGCTGGTGTTGCCGCTGGCTTTTTCGGCTGGCTGGCTGGTGCTGAAACACCATGAAAATGGTCTGCAGGGCGGGGCGGTTCTGCACCTGTTGCTGGTCTGGAGCCTGAGCGCCTTGCTGGTGCGGGAGGCCGGCTGGCAGCTTCTCGAATTGATTTCCGAGGGTATCTGGTTCCATACGGCGATTCCGCTAGGCTGCAGCGCGATACTGCTGCTGGTCTCTTCGTTTGCACCGAAGTGGGAGTGGCCGGTGCAGCTGCATCGCCGCAGCTATCTGCTGGTCGCGCCGCTCCCGCTGCTGTTCGCACAGGCCGTGTGGTTTGTCGTTGCGCTGGCCAGCAATGGCGATCCTGCGCCACTCGCCTATTTGCCGCTGCTGAACCCGCTGGATGTCGTCGTCGGCCTGACCTTGCTGTCGGTGCTGGCCTGGCTGCGCATGCTGACGCGCGAAGCGCTGTGGACACCGCCGGCGCCATTGCCGGCCTGGCTGGTGTGCGGCAGCTTGCTGCCTTGGCTGACTGCCGACATCCTGCGCCTCTTCCATCACTGGAACGACATGGGCTACGGAATGACCACGCTGCTGACCTCGCTGAAAGTGCAGTCTGTGCTGGTGCTGTTCTGGTCGGTGCTGGTGGTGCTGCTCGCCAGAAAACTGCGTAGTGACCCCGCACGGCAGGTGGTGCAGCGGCTCTCGTTCGGCATGCTGACGTTGATGGGGGCTTGGACACTGCTGGCCAACCTCAGCGACGGGCAACTGCTGTCTTTCACCTATATTCCTTTCCTCAATTTGCTGGAACTGGCGCAACTGGCCGCCATCGGCGCGGTGTATGTCTGGTGGCAGCAGCGCCGCAGGCAGGACGAGTCGCTGCCCAACAAGCCGGGCTGGCTGCTCTACGGTGGCAGCGCGGCGATCTTCCTGTTGCTGAATGCCGCGCTGCTGCGCGCGGCGCACGGCGGCTGGCAGGCGGATTATTCGCTGTTTGGCATTGCTAACTCGCTGGGATTGCAGCAGCTCTTTGCTCTTCTGTGGGCGCTGGCGGCCGGTTTCGGCATGTGGCTCGCCTGGCGCGGACGCGAACTGCGCCTGCTGCCGGTGGCGGGTGGATTGCTGCTGGCTCTTTGGCTGTGGACCTTCCACGCCAACGTGGCCGATGCGGGCGGGCGCATGGCGGTTGTACCGCTCTTGAATCCGCTTGATCTGCTGCAGGCGCTGATTCTCACGCTGTTGGGCGCGTGGTTCTGGCTGATGGCCCGGCGGAACGGCGAGCCGCTGTTACCGGAGAACGCCCTGCGCGTCTTCTTTGGCCTGACCGGCTTTGTCTGGCTGAACGCCGTGCTGCTGCGCACCATCCATCACTGGACGGGGCTTCCCTATGTCTGGCACGAACTGATGCAATCGATGGTCGTTCAGACAGCACTGTCGCTGTTCTGGACGCTGCTGGCGCTCCTGTTGATGGTGCTGGCGACGCGGCGTAAGGACCGTGCGATCTGGATTGCCGGTGGCCTGCTGCTGGTGCTGGTGGTGGCCAAACTCTTCATGCTCGATCTCTCGCAGGTTGCCGGCATCGCCCGCATCGTCAGCTTTATCGGCGTCGGCGTGTTGTTGCTGCTGATCGGCTATCTGGCGCCGCTGCCGCCGGCTATGAAAACTCAGGAAACCCCGGAGCAGGCCGGTGCATAA
- a CDS encoding IS481 family transposase: MNTHKNARLTYLRRLEMVQDITEHGLSTAAAAARHGVSAVTTRKWLGRYLVGGAAALLDKSSRPERSPRAIAPSVALTIIELRRKLFLQARIASYIGVSKATVSRVLRHAGLSRLSDLQPAEPVQRYERETPGELLHVDIKKLARFEQVGHRITGDRRQNSRNSGWEYLFVAIDDHSRIAFTRLYPDERRASAIDFLRAANDYFKTLGVPLQRLITDNGPAFRSHDFGRVCVELGIKQRFTRAYRPQTNGKAERFIQSALREWAYGQTYQHSDERGAVLRYWNHYYNWHRPHHGIGCHVPMSRLSATKNNVLTLHN, encoded by the coding sequence ATGAACACACATAAGAATGCCCGACTGACGTATCTGCGTCGCCTGGAAATGGTTCAGGACATCACCGAGCATGGTTTGTCGACCGCGGCGGCGGCGGCACGCCATGGCGTAAGCGCGGTCACCACCCGCAAGTGGCTGGGCCGCTATCTGGTCGGCGGCGCGGCTGCCTTGCTCGACAAATCCTCGCGTCCCGAGCGCTCGCCACGTGCCATTGCGCCCAGCGTTGCCCTGACGATCATCGAATTGCGTCGCAAGCTGTTCCTGCAGGCTCGCATCGCAAGCTATATCGGCGTGTCCAAAGCAACCGTCAGTCGCGTGCTGCGACACGCAGGGCTATCGCGGTTAAGCGACCTGCAGCCCGCAGAGCCTGTGCAGCGCTACGAGCGCGAAACGCCCGGCGAACTGCTGCACGTCGACATCAAGAAGCTCGCCCGCTTCGAGCAGGTCGGCCATCGCATCACCGGCGATCGTCGCCAGAACAGCCGAAACAGCGGCTGGGAATATCTGTTCGTGGCGATCGACGACCATAGTCGCATCGCCTTCACCCGACTCTACCCCGACGAGCGCCGCGCCAGCGCCATCGACTTCCTGCGTGCGGCCAACGACTACTTCAAAACGCTGGGCGTACCGCTCCAGCGCCTGATCACCGATAACGGGCCCGCCTTCCGCTCCCATGACTTCGGCCGCGTTTGCGTTGAACTGGGCATTAAGCAGAGGTTCACCCGCGCCTACCGACCGCAAACCAACGGCAAGGCCGAGCGCTTCATCCAGTCCGCGCTGCGCGAATGGGCCTACGGCCAAACCTATCAACACTCGGATGAGCGCGGCGCAGTCCTGAGGTATTGGAATCATTATTACAACTGGCACCGTCCGCATCACGGCATCGGCTGCCACGTGCCCATGTCCCGTCTCTCAGCAACGAAAAACAACGTCTTGACTCTTCACAACTAA
- a CDS encoding PACE efflux transporter has product MRNVADRIRHALMFEVFGVLLVIPYGFLLFDLPPAKMGVIGVASALVATVWNYIYNLGFDRLMLRHAGTTRKTLRLRIVHALLFEGGLLLILLPAMALYLQISLWQALVMDLAIVVFYLVYAFVFNWAYDWAFPVAEPAPPAVEAA; this is encoded by the coding sequence GTGCGCAACGTCGCCGACCGCATCCGCCATGCCCTGATGTTCGAGGTGTTTGGTGTGCTGCTGGTGATTCCCTACGGCTTTCTGCTGTTCGATCTGCCGCCCGCCAAGATGGGCGTGATCGGCGTGGCCAGTGCGCTGGTCGCCACGGTGTGGAACTACATCTACAACCTCGGTTTCGACCGCCTGATGCTGCGCCACGCCGGCACAACGCGGAAAACGCTGCGGCTGCGCATCGTGCATGCGCTGCTGTTCGAAGGCGGCCTGCTGCTGATCCTGCTGCCGGCGATGGCGCTCTACCTGCAGATCAGCCTGTGGCAGGCGCTGGTGATGGATCTGGCCATTGTCGTGTTCTATCTCGTCTACGCCTTCGTGTTCAACTGGGCTTACGACTGGGCGTTCCCGGTCGCCGAGCCGGCACCGCCTGCTGTCGAGGCGGCCTGA
- the speG gene encoding spermidine N1-acetyltransferase → MPNTLRLRPLERDDLRFVHALNNDAKIMRYWFEEPYETFAELSQLYDRHVHDQRERRFVAVDDSGESVGLVELIELDYIHRRGEFLIIIAPGAQGRGYATGATRLAVNYAFSVLNLRKLYLVVDVSNRAAIHIYEKCGFIKEAELVEEFFSNGRYHNVYRMYLMQSQFLAMKACQA, encoded by the coding sequence ATGCCGAATACATTGCGATTGCGCCCGCTCGAACGCGACGACCTGCGTTTCGTTCATGCGCTGAACAACGACGCCAAGATCATGCGTTACTGGTTCGAGGAACCGTACGAAACCTTTGCTGAACTCTCGCAGCTTTATGACCGGCACGTCCACGACCAGCGCGAGCGGCGCTTTGTGGCCGTCGATGACAGCGGGGAATCGGTCGGTCTGGTCGAGCTGATCGAGCTCGACTACATCCACCGCCGCGGCGAGTTCCTGATCATCATCGCGCCGGGCGCGCAGGGCCGCGGTTACGCGACCGGCGCGACCCGGCTGGCGGTCAACTACGCGTTCTCGGTGCTCAACCTGCGCAAGCTGTATCTGGTCGTCGACGTGTCGAACCGGGCGGCGATCCACATCTATGAAAAGTGCGGCTTCATCAAGGAGGCCGAGCTGGTCGAGGAGTTCTTCAGCAACGGCCGCTATCACAACGTGTACCGGATGTACCTGATGCAGTCGCAGTTCCTCGCCATGAAGGCCTGTCAGGCGTGA
- a CDS encoding DUF927 domain-containing protein, with protein MSDDLAVLMDPAAIVPLGSTANDKPKAKTKSKSAAGFERFRSKTDGVWYRPDEDTEPRKLCGPLQIVAQVRHLDGSGWAVLVQLADLDGTSKAHLIPRAKLLSDQSTKVLEELAEKGLWFSYAADLKKLMLQYLQTGIDAPRARLVPRTGWQGPAFVLPERVIGDGGELLVYHGGACAELVSAGTLEGWQDGVGRFAVGNPLLALTLSAALAGPLMAFFGMDSGGFHLAGPSKNGKSVACRAAASVFGAPPRYEKSWQTTASGAEAQLEAHNDLPLILDEIGRAKASDVAAVVYMLSQGQGKSRSRADGGLRAMTRWRCFVLSNGEHSVADYLKMHGVPVNAGQLARLLHVSAERSHGAFDDLHGFADHPALCSAIAKAADQHHGVVGLAWLEQLAGLDHDLLRQQLAKAQSAFAASFVPSGASGQARHAANYFALAAFAGETATAAGLTGWPAQTAWQAAGLLYTAWLKQRGGAGNEEDRQILRQVRLFFEQHGEARFTRWDREDAVIDEHGPKTLARCGFRKTELICESGKASGSQHSETTYYVLPNSWASEVLKGLDLKRANRLLLALGVLLPGNGNKASKTERLPGMGSPRVYVVLPTLWQTGGDDDI; from the coding sequence ATGAGTGACGATCTGGCAGTACTGATGGATCCGGCTGCAATCGTCCCGCTGGGAAGCACAGCAAACGACAAACCCAAGGCCAAGACGAAATCCAAATCCGCCGCCGGTTTCGAACGCTTCCGCAGCAAGACCGATGGCGTCTGGTACCGGCCCGATGAAGATACCGAGCCGCGCAAGCTGTGCGGGCCGTTGCAGATCGTCGCGCAGGTGCGGCATCTGGACGGCAGTGGCTGGGCGGTGCTGGTGCAGCTGGCCGATCTGGACGGCACATCCAAGGCGCACCTGATCCCCCGAGCGAAGCTGTTGTCGGACCAGTCAACCAAGGTGCTGGAAGAACTGGCCGAGAAGGGACTGTGGTTCTCGTATGCGGCCGATCTGAAGAAACTGATGTTGCAGTACCTGCAGACCGGCATCGATGCGCCCCGGGCACGACTGGTGCCGCGCACCGGCTGGCAGGGTCCGGCCTTCGTGTTGCCGGAGCGGGTGATCGGTGACGGCGGCGAGCTGCTGGTCTATCACGGCGGCGCCTGTGCCGAGCTGGTCTCTGCCGGGACGCTGGAAGGTTGGCAGGACGGGGTTGGTCGTTTCGCGGTCGGCAATCCCTTACTGGCGTTGACGTTATCGGCTGCACTGGCCGGACCGTTGATGGCCTTCTTCGGCATGGACTCGGGCGGTTTCCATCTGGCCGGGCCGTCGAAGAACGGCAAGAGCGTGGCCTGCCGCGCGGCGGCGTCGGTGTTCGGTGCGCCACCGCGTTACGAGAAGTCGTGGCAGACCACGGCGTCGGGGGCCGAAGCGCAGCTCGAAGCCCACAACGATCTGCCGCTGATCCTCGACGAGATCGGCCGGGCCAAGGCGTCGGATGTGGCGGCGGTGGTGTACATGCTGAGCCAGGGTCAGGGCAAAAGCCGCAGTCGCGCCGATGGCGGTTTACGGGCGATGACACGCTGGCGCTGTTTCGTGCTCTCGAACGGTGAACACTCGGTCGCCGACTACCTGAAGATGCACGGGGTACCGGTGAATGCCGGCCAGTTGGCGCGCTTGCTGCACGTGAGTGCCGAACGCTCACACGGGGCCTTTGATGATCTGCACGGCTTTGCCGATCACCCGGCACTGTGCTCGGCGATCGCCAAGGCCGCCGACCAGCATCATGGCGTGGTCGGGCTGGCGTGGCTGGAACAACTGGCCGGTCTCGATCACGACCTGTTGCGGCAGCAGCTGGCCAAGGCCCAGAGTGCGTTTGCTGCTTCGTTCGTGCCTTCCGGAGCCTCGGGTCAGGCGAGGCATGCAGCGAACTACTTCGCCCTCGCCGCCTTTGCCGGTGAAACCGCGACGGCAGCCGGGCTGACCGGCTGGCCGGCGCAGACCGCGTGGCAAGCGGCCGGGCTGTTGTATACGGCTTGGCTAAAGCAGCGCGGTGGTGCCGGCAACGAGGAAGACCGGCAGATCCTGCGGCAGGTGCGGCTGTTCTTCGAACAGCACGGCGAAGCACGCTTCACCCGCTGGGACCGGGAGGACGCGGTCATCGACGAGCACGGTCCGAAGACACTGGCGCGTTGCGGCTTCCGCAAGACCGAACTGATCTGTGAATCCGGCAAGGCCAGTGGCAGCCAGCACAGCGAGACCACCTACTACGTGCTGCCCAATTCCTGGGCCAGCGAAGTGCTCAAGGGGCTGGATCTGAAACGCGCGAACCGGCTGTTGCTCGCACTGGGCGTGCTGTTGCCGGGCAACGGCAACAAGGCCTCGAAGACCGAACGACTGCCCGGCATGGGCTCGCCAAGGGTCTACGTCGTGCTGCCGACACTGTGGCAGACCGGGGGCGATGATGACATCTGA
- a CDS encoding toprim domain-containing protein codes for MDLQHLKSLARDRWPALLQAAGIDAAFLRKKHGPCPVCGGKDRFRFTDRDGRGCFVCNHHRPDGGDGFQLLADWLRCDFLGAARWVADHFGGNTVAAAVDPAELARRAEREQAEQQRLWAKARARNAALWQEAQPVDADSPAGLYLAGRGLVLDHYPKALRFHPALPYWHQENGEPVLLGYFPALLAAVQAADGTPVALHKTYLDADGHKADVPSVKKWSSPSGTTRGATVRLYPAGPQLAITEGIETALAVHCANGLPVWAGLSAYGMAQAVLPADAVEVFVFADHDDNGTGQQAADTLAGRLLAEGRTVRVLLPSSPGRDWLDVLEGGRA; via the coding sequence TTGGACCTTCAACACCTCAAATCACTGGCCCGGGATCGCTGGCCGGCGCTGCTGCAGGCGGCCGGGATCGATGCGGCCTTTCTGCGCAAGAAACATGGGCCCTGCCCGGTTTGCGGCGGCAAGGACCGCTTCCGGTTTACCGACCGCGACGGGCGCGGCTGCTTCGTCTGCAACCACCACCGTCCCGATGGTGGCGACGGTTTCCAGCTGCTGGCCGACTGGCTGCGTTGCGACTTCCTTGGTGCGGCGCGCTGGGTGGCCGATCATTTCGGCGGTAATACGGTGGCCGCAGCAGTCGATCCGGCCGAGCTGGCCCGGCGTGCTGAGCGGGAACAGGCCGAACAACAACGGCTGTGGGCCAAGGCCCGGGCCCGCAATGCCGCCTTGTGGCAGGAGGCGCAGCCGGTCGATGCCGATTCGCCGGCCGGCTTGTATCTGGCAGGACGGGGACTGGTGCTTGATCACTATCCCAAGGCACTGCGGTTTCACCCGGCCTTGCCGTACTGGCATCAGGAAAATGGCGAGCCGGTACTGTTGGGTTACTTCCCAGCGCTGCTCGCGGCGGTGCAGGCCGCCGACGGCACACCGGTCGCCTTGCACAAGACCTATCTCGATGCCGACGGCCACAAGGCAGACGTGCCGAGCGTGAAGAAGTGGAGCAGTCCGAGCGGGACTACCCGGGGTGCGACGGTGCGGCTGTATCCGGCCGGGCCGCAACTGGCGATCACCGAAGGGATCGAGACGGCACTGGCCGTGCATTGCGCCAACGGCCTGCCGGTGTGGGCCGGGCTGTCAGCGTACGGCATGGCGCAGGCGGTGCTGCCGGCCGACGCGGTCGAGGTGTTCGTCTTCGCCGACCATGACGACAACGGCACCGGTCAGCAGGCGGCCGATACCCTCGCCGGCAGGCTGTTGGCCGAGGGCCGTACGGTGCGGGTGCTGCTGCCATCGTCACCCGGGCGGGACTGGCTCGACGTGCTGGAGGGAGGTCGGGCATGA
- a CDS encoding AlpA family transcriptional regulator, giving the protein MTTCASFPAVATVTPAKTATPVDYLLRLQALRQQVGLSRSSIYAAIAAGTFPKPVRLGGNSVAWLQSEVSAWVSERIAERDQEVTRERA; this is encoded by the coding sequence ATGACGACTTGTGCATCCTTTCCGGCCGTGGCGACCGTCACGCCGGCCAAGACGGCTACGCCCGTCGATTACCTGCTGCGGCTGCAGGCGCTGCGTCAACAGGTCGGGCTGTCGCGCAGTTCGATCTACGCCGCCATTGCTGCCGGCACCTTCCCGAAGCCGGTCCGGCTCGGTGGCAACAGTGTTGCCTGGCTGCAGAGTGAAGTGTCGGCATGGGTCTCCGAACGCATTGCGGAACGCGATCAGGAGGTGACCCGTGAACGTGCATGA
- a CDS encoding helix-turn-helix domain-containing protein, with translation MSIPFQPVEVPPAHAAPLLRVTETTLATWRCRGGGPAYIKRGGRVLYRLADLQAFMATRSNQPGGQA, from the coding sequence ATGTCCATCCCCTTCCAACCAGTTGAAGTACCGCCGGCTCACGCAGCACCGCTGCTGCGTGTGACCGAAACCACGCTGGCCACGTGGCGTTGCCGTGGCGGCGGTCCGGCCTACATCAAGCGCGGTGGCCGGGTGTTGTACCGCCTTGCCGATCTGCAGGCCTTCATGGCGACGCGCAGCAACCAACCGGGAGGTCAAGCATGA